The following proteins come from a genomic window of Sesamum indicum cultivar Zhongzhi No. 13 linkage group LG10, S_indicum_v1.0, whole genome shotgun sequence:
- the LOC105171497 gene encoding uncharacterized protein LOC105171497, translating to MIQEPELEEGETCYFKDDRSIDPDIALPYFGDKVQRILGHLQKDFEGGISAENLGAKFGGYGSFLPMYQRSPSIWSQPKSPQRVQNPNLSRSPDHACPEGPAPNSVMVPDAPSAQRNGSSSSPSLCASQTLKISSEDASIRQKATLSANKVAEALPGKVELPSSKLGNLPDQRTLKVRIKVGPDRVAQYNAEIYNLGLTSPSSSEGNSHDESDGLLESHETPIDSPANILQIMTSFPVSGGMLLSPLCEDLLKLARETEDSVESEFEAAPKSSTISVRLLNNDVFGQKKTKAVDKSRKFEISADEFIADKQKSLSSNNLDCSVQPVTDGGRECEENAQVKKRRESKDRVKGLSVSGDSGKDAFMEHTSDQSCVKYDRPEPRFSSVEKVGEHQARISQKDVSVDHQQDNRSRGERSRASLRAYSGNSEDERVKGAMDNLGLKVGLDATSSKHNGFGTPHAVNRLSFEGDKKSKGSQISGKLASKSDRLKDGGSAGPKNKPSGKKDVHRLHLSQKDAGHTSFSHMENPKHLLERPSAEKPKKFNLDAAKAKSVCADKLKERSSNRKYMEKVISDTTLAAPPAAAIHSKDGIFTGLEQTMAAPVVIQEDWVGCDRCQKWRLLPYGTKSEHLPDKWVCSMLDWLPGMNHCDISEDETTKALHASYLVPVLENHQNFQADGTMAGVISVGAHHLDRNYQNCASDQIKKQKLKKKQNEVSMTDPVPYSGKKNLQRLAVKNGSSKEIKQSLSGVSETNKSGMQHPNKSAVVPKSSKRKSEHVIGDDANPRKKVRKESAQHEHGKAKKIKYKAALNVDNFQNSGGNLGMLGNSLTSGLLNKGVLKDGKKKSAGQEVISGDAGNFQIYVKKQKDQVQDLADAGHLGVKTGNGGELSTKKIKLKDYEDGQYQLETRQNNGNNIQDRKVSTKDDSKVGDSHREKRSQVSQIEERDSKRSKLDDIPKRKSIEAGVHSSGSKECPINRDIEKEQVTKSRGKRGLTIEDIDKLRKDLGCEQLSTAATSSSSKVSDSRKNRVSYMEMKGSPDESVSSSPMRVTYMNQVSPMMMATAGKVDSRLNDVPTTGSVKKIRGMNGSSELGIARKGSSGLTNDNGSEILDSKNKLKEETAFGDNHRAPKHEVSSNTGHPFSDESSIKSVKNGASVSKRDIGKSGDSRSENPSAQGEQISTQTEPWSGKLRIDLRQGDKQGELCPSKYASGSLASSKKGFMDARALDASVVGDTSKALKDTAIARLQNGTHHFFNNVAERSLAQDATLGNKNVSGITTSTVLKEAEDVLKEAEELRIHADLIKNSGFSSESNYEYFKAALKFLHGASLLEACNGEGSKHLGMSPMQMYGTAAKLCKTCGYEYEKGHEMGAAALAYKCVEVAYLRVVYCKSSTTNRVWLDLQSSLQMVPQGESPSSSASDVDNLNNLAAADKATLSKGSGSHAGNHVIVPRNRPNFVRLLDFTKDVNSAMEAAKKSQDMFAAARVELEESENKEAIVSVKRVIDFSFQNVEELVRLVWLAFNTINHQGPSGGRE from the exons ATGATTCAAGAGCCTGAGCTTGAAGAAGGAGAGACTTGCTATTTCAAGGATGATAGAAGCATTGATCCTGATATAGCTCTCCCTTACTTT GGAGACAAGGTTCAAAGAATATTGGGGCATCTTCAGAAAGATTTTGAAGGAGGCATTTCTGCAGAAAATCTGG GGGCAAAATTTGGTGGATATGGCTCATTTTTACCCATGTATCAGCGGTCTCCTTCAATTTGGTCGCAGCCAAAATCTCCGCAGAGAGTTCAAAATCCTAACTTGTCTAGATCTCCTGATCATGCCTGTCCAGAG GGTCCTGCCCCTAATTCTGTCATGGTCCCTGATGCTCCTTCTGCTCAGAGAAATGGCTCTTCTTCCTCCCCTAGCTTGTGCGCATCACAAACTTTGAAAATATCCTCTGAGGATGCTTCAATTAGACAAAAAGCAACCTTATCTGCCAATAAAGTTGCTGAGGCTCTTCCTGGAAAAGTTGAACTTCCATCAAGTAAGTTGGGCAATCTACCCGACCAGAGAACACTGAAGGTTCGCATCAAAGTGGGACCTGACAGGGTGGCACAATATAATGCTGAAATATATAATCTGGGACTTACATCCCCATCTTCCTCAGAGGGGAACAGTCATGACGAAAGTGATGGGCTGCTTGAATCTCACGAGACTCCTATTGATTCTCCTGCCAACATTCTTCAG ATAATGACTTCTTTCCCAGTATCTGGTGGCATGTTGCTTTCACCTCTTTGTGAAGATTTGCTGAAGTTAGCTAGAGAAACAGAAGATTCAGTAGAAAGTGAGTTTGAAGCTGCCCCCAAAAGTTCCACAATCTCTGTTAGGCTTTTGAATAATGATGTTTTTGGtcagaagaaaacaaaagctgTTGATAAGAGCAGAAAATTTGAGATTTCAGCAGATGAATTTATAGCAGATAAGCAGAAATCTTTGAGTAGTAATAATCTGGACTGCAGCGTGCAACCTGTTACTGATGGAGGCAGGGAATGTGAGGAGAATGCGCAGGTTAAAAAGAGGAGAGAAAGTAAGGACAGGGTGAAAGGATTATCAGTTTCGGGTGATTCGGGTAAGGATGCTTTTATGGAACACACTTCTGACCAAAGTTGTGTTAAGTATGATAGGCCAGAACCCAGATTCAGTTCTGTAGAGAAGGTTGGGGAACATCAAGCTAGAATTTCTCAGAAGGATGTTTCAGTTGATCACCAGCAGGACAACAGGAGTCGTGGCGAGAGAAGTCGTGCTTCCTTGAGAGCTTATTCAGGTAATTCTGAAGATGAAAGGGTTAAAGGAGCTATGGACAACTTGGGTTTAAAAGTTGGTCTGGATGCAACCTCTAGTAAACATAATGGCTTTGGAACCCCTCATGCTGTAAATAGGTTATCATTTGAAGGTGATAAAAAGTCAAAAGGAAGTCAAATTAGTGGGAAATTGGCGTCAAAATCAGATAGATTAAAGGATGGTGGTTCTGCTGGACCAAAAAACAAACCCAGTGGAAAGAAGGACGTGCATAGGCTTCATCTCAGCCAGAAAGATGCTGGTCATACAAGTTTTTCACATATGGAGAACCCAAAGCATTTATTGGAGAGGCCTTCTGCTGAGAAGCCAAAGAAATTTAATCTTGATGCTGCTAAGGCAAAATCTGTGTGTGCTGATAAATTGAAGGAGAGATCAAGTAATAGAAAGTATATGGAAAAGGTGATATCTGACACGACTTTAGCAGCGCCTCCAGCTGCAGCAATACATTCTAAGGACGGAATCTTCACTGGGTTAGAGCAGACAATGGCAGCTCCTGTAGTAATACAG GAAGATTGGGTCGGGTGTGACCGCTGTCAGAAGTGGCGTCTTCTGCCTTATGGTACAAAGTCGGAGCACCTGCCTGATAAGTGGGTGTGCAGCATGCTAGACTGGCT TCCAGGAATGAATCATTGTGACATTAGTGAAGATGAGACTACAAAAGCTCTTCATGCTTCATATCTAGTTCCTGTCCTGGAGAATCATCAGAATTTTCAAGCTGACGGAACCATGGCTGGAGTAATTTCAGTTGGTGCACATCATTTAGATCGGAACTACCAGAACTGTGCTTCAGATCAAATAAAGAAGCagaaactgaaaaagaaacagaatgAAGTAAGCATGACTGATCCTGTTCCTTATAGCGGTAAAAAGAATTTGCAACGGCTGGCTGTGAAAAATGGGAGCTCAAAGGAGATCAAGCAATCACTTTCAGGGGTAAGTGAAACAAACAAATCGGGTATGCAGCACCCAAATAAATCAGCAGTTGTACCAAAATCAAGTAAACGAAAAAGTGAGCATGTGATTGGAG ATGATGCAAATCCAAGGAAAAAAGTCAGGAAAGAGTCTGCTCAGCATGAACATGGGAAGGCGAAAAAGATTAAGTATAAAGCTGCTCTTAATGTGGACAACTTTCAGAATTCTGGTGGGAACCTAGGTATGCTTGGCAACAGTTTGACATCTGGTTTGCTGAATAAGGGAGTTTTGAAGGATGGGAAGAAAAAGAGTGCAGGACAAGAGGTAATTTCTGGGGATGCAGGCAATTTCCAAATTTATGTGAAGAAGCAGAAGGATCAAGTGCAGGATTTAGCAGATGCTGGGCACTTGGGTGTCAAAACAGGTAATGGTGGAGAATTATCTACaaagaagataaaattaaaggattaCGAAGATGGTCAGTATCAGTTAGAGACAAGGCAAAATAATGGGAACAATATCCAGGACAGAAAAGTTTCCACCAAAGACGACAGCAAGGTTGGTGATTCTCATAGAGAGAAGAGATCGCAAGTGTCTCAGATTGAAGAGAGGGATTCCAAAAGAAGCAAGCTTGATGAcataccaaaaagaaaaagcatagAAGCTGGAGTTCATTCATCAGGAAGTAAAGAATGTCCAATTAATAGGGATATTGAGAAAGAACAGGTAACAAAGTCAAGAGGAAAACGGGGGCTAACCATTGAAGATATAGATAAACTGAGAAAGGATTTAGGGTGTGAACAGCTGTCAACGGCTGCCACTTCAAGCTCCTCTAAGGTTTCTGATTCCCGTAAAAACAGGGTTAGTTACATGGAGATGAAAGGCTCACCTGATGAATCAGTTTCCTCGTCTCCCATGAGGGTAACCTATATGAATCAGGTCTCACCAATGATGATGGCAACTGCAGGGAAGGTTGACTCTAGATTGAATGATGTTCCTACAACAGGCAGTGTGAAGAAAATTCGGGGCATGAATGGAAGTTCTGAGTTGGGCATAGCCAGGAAGGGGTCATCAGGTCTCACCAATGATAATGGCTCGGAAATCTTAGATTCAAAgaataaattgaaagaagagACAGCTTTCGGTGACAACCATCGTGCACCTAAACATGAAGTATCAAGTAACACGGGACATCCTTTCTCTGATGAGTCTAGCATAAAATCTGTTAAAAATGGTGCAAGTGTTAGCAAGAGGGATATTGGGAAATCGGGTGATAGCAGAAGTGAGAACCCGTCTGCACAGGGGGAGCAAATTTCCACCCAGACCGAGCCATGGAGTGGAAAGTTGCGCATTGACCTGCGTCAGGGAGATAAACAAGGTGAATTATGTCCTAGCAAATATGCATCAGGATCATTGGCATCCTCCAAAAAAGGTTTCATGGATGCGAGAGCCCTTGATGCTTCTGTTGTTGGCGATACATCTAAAGCTCTAAAAGACACTGCTATTGCCCGCCTTCAGAATGGGACCCACCACTTCTTCAATAATGTGGCAGAGCGATCTCTGGCCCAGGACGCAACCCTTGGAAACAAGAATGTTTCTGGTATTACAACGTCTACTGTTTTGAAAGAAGCTGAGGATGTCTTGAAAGAAGCTGAAGAACTTAGAATTCATGCTGATTTAATCAAG AACTCTGGTTTTAGTTCGGAAAGTAATTATGAGTACTTTAAAGCTGCCCTAAAGTTTCTTCATGGCGCTTCACTTTTAGAGGCCTGCAATGGAGAAGGTAGCAAACATTTGGGGATGAGTCCGATGCAGATGTACGGTACAGCTGCCAAACTTTGCAA AACCTGTGGATATGAATATGAAAAAGGCCATGAAATGGGTGCTGCTGCCTTGGCCTATAAATGCGTGGAAGTCGCTTACCTGAGAGTAGTTTATTGCAAAAGTTCAACTACAAACCGAGTTTGGCTTGATTTGCAATCAAGTCTGCAGATGGTTCCACAAG